A genomic window from Actinomycetota bacterium includes:
- a CDS encoding aminomethyl-transferring glycine dehydrogenase subunit GcvPB (acts in conjunction with GvcH to form H-protein-S-aminomethyldihydrolipoyllysine from glycine; forms a heterodimer with subunit 1 to form the P protein) translates to GLVGPDTVGLMITNPNTLGVFESRISEITSIVHEAGGLAYCDGANLNAIVGRARPGDMGFDVVHINLHKTFSTPHGGGGPGAGPLCVKEHLAPHLPVPRVVRLQDGTFDLVTDDASSIGPVHSFAGNFAVVVRAYAYLRRLGAEGLRRVSGHAVLNANYLKARLIDRYPVPYPSGTMHEFVASGDRFRRHGVRTFDIAKALLDHGFHAPTIYFPLTVREALMIEPTETESKETLDRFVEAMLEIADRAESGEGEHLRTAPHELPVRRLDEARAARQLTLRG, encoded by the coding sequence GGGCTGGTCGGCCCGGACACGGTCGGGCTGATGATCACGAACCCCAACACCCTCGGCGTCTTCGAGTCGAGGATCTCGGAGATCACCTCGATCGTGCACGAGGCGGGGGGTCTGGCCTACTGCGACGGCGCGAACCTCAACGCGATCGTCGGCCGCGCCCGTCCGGGCGATATGGGTTTCGACGTCGTCCACATCAACCTGCACAAGACGTTCTCGACCCCCCACGGCGGGGGAGGTCCGGGGGCGGGTCCGCTCTGCGTCAAGGAGCACCTGGCTCCCCACCTCCCGGTCCCGCGCGTGGTCCGCCTGCAGGACGGGACGTTCGACCTCGTCACCGACGACGCCTCGTCCATCGGACCGGTCCACTCGTTCGCCGGCAACTTCGCGGTCGTCGTTCGGGCCTACGCCTACCTGCGCAGGCTGGGAGCCGAGGGGCTGCGGCGGGTGTCCGGGCACGCCGTCCTGAACGCCAACTACCTGAAGGCGCGGCTGATCGACCGCTACCCCGTCCCGTACCCCTCGGGCACGATGCACGAGTTCGTGGCCTCCGGGGACCGCTTCCGCCGACATGGCGTCAGGACCTTCGATATCGCGAAGGCGCTGCTCGACCACGGGTTCCACGCGCCCACCATCTACTTCCCGCTCACGGTGCGGGAGGCGCTCATGATCGAGCCCACCGAGACGGAGTCGAAGGAGACCCTGGACCGGTTCGTGGAAGCGATGCTCGAGATCGCGGACCGAGCGGAGAGCGGGGAGGGCGAGCACCTGAGGACCGCCCCCCACGAGCTGCCGGTCCGGCGTCTGGACGAGGCCCGCGCGGCCCGTCAGCTCACGCTGCGCGGCTGA
- a CDS encoding EthD family reductase has protein sequence MTARLIAVYRKPDDPDTFDTHYNDVHLPLARTMPGIRKVEVHRARKALIGDDDNYIVTVMHFDDAEALERATSSEEGMAAGKDAYKLSGGTVKLFVAECEEVQT, from the coding sequence ATGACAGCTCGACTGATCGCCGTGTACCGCAAGCCCGACGACCCGGACACGTTCGACACCCACTACAACGACGTGCACCTCCCGTTGGCGCGCACGATGCCCGGGATCCGCAAGGTCGAGGTGCACCGGGCGCGCAAGGCGCTCATCGGCGACGACGACAACTACATCGTCACCGTGATGCACTTCGACGACGCCGAGGCGTTGGAGCGGGCGACCTCGTCGGAAGAGGGGATGGCGGCCGGCAAGGACGCGTACAAGCTGTCCGGCGGCACCGTGAAGCTCTTCGTCGCCGAGTGCGAAGAGGTGCAGACGTGA